ATTCAACTTCtgatttcaaattaaaattaggcAAAATCTCAACATAATTAGAACTCAACCCCTAAATAAAATGTTCTAACATAGGTTAGGGCTTAGTAATTATGGTTAAAGCATTTCAACCTTCACAATATTCTTGTAAAAaggaagtaaaaaaaaaatatatatatattttaactaaCACAAATGGGAGCTTCTATAGCCAGTTCCCATACAACACAAGTTCGATTTTTGACCTCAAAACtctcaatcaaaataaaaagaaaagcctTTTGCATATAATAATTAGACATTccgtgttttgtttttcttgtctttCTCTTTCCATTGATACTTTCTCTTCactttttcataaaaaaagaaagatacgTACGTgggttgcaacttgcaaggcAGCGGCAAGTCATTTGacataaattttatattgagAGTTTGTGATTGATGTTCATATTGTGTCGACAtcaaatgtgttttttttcttcattttttttgtgtgcataCCAGGACCCATGTGGGTTGCAGTTCCATAATGGAAAATAATGGAAAATAATGTGGGGAGATTAAAGTAATTAGTCAAGGTGGGACCCTCTGTCATGGCCATGGTAATTGACGACCGTTCGTTTGATTTTGCCCTAAACCTTGTCAAACTAACATATTCCGTACAGAAATTCTATTTCCATCTACCTATTTGAGAATAGAAGTTGATCACGAGCCCATCTACCATGCACTATAACCAGAAGTTTATTGTCGAACAAGGGACAAACCAACACAACAAACAAATTATACAatcaaaacattttttttgttgagacaACCGACGGCCTGGGATTTTCAATCATAGTGGTCCATGTATCTATATTcgaatttcattttcatcctCTAACTCGTTTGTAAGTTTCTTCGATCTACTAATTTTCACACGtgcatatttcaatttaatccTTATAATTTACGTGCCACATAATTGATAAACTAATTAGATTCCAAAAAAAGAGATTAAATATTTCGTAGTAAGTCATAATAACAAAACCTAGCACCATTAGacaaaatttaattcattATTATTAGATTCCCTCCTCCTTTCCAAGTTGTTCGGTTGATTTTTGTCTCCATGTTTTGATGGGATGCATAATCTGTCTGCATGCAGAGGGGATCATAAAGGAGGCAACCACTATTTACACATATGCATATGATCTTGCGATGACATGACAGAAATTGGTCCTAGTACTTATTTCAAAAACTTTTTCAGTGGGGCGAGAGGTAGCAAAAGGCAGTTGAGGCACATCAATGCCTTTTGGTTGTTAAATCAATGCAGTACTGGATAATCAATCTTAGACCACATTCTTTTCTGCATTTTATATCCAAATGTGATTCATCCATTTTAGGAATTGATGCGATTCatcacaagaaaagaaaaacatgacaGAAAGAACACTTTCCGGGCTTGAATATTTTCCTTAGATGAAGCAGCAATTCAATAAATTTATGCTTTCGACACTGGTGAAGTGAAGATACTAGCTAGAGGCTAGAACACACTGCATAGAAATCAATTGTATGTTTTTCACTGCAAAATAATTCAGCTACCAACCAGATGCCAGGCGTATGAGTCTGAGGTGAGGTTCCAGAATTACTGGAACGGGGATTTATTGATCAACTGTCAGAGCTAGCTGTGATAAGTACAGTAGGACTccacttgtttttgttttttttcccctctaaTTAAGCAGTCATTCTTCTTTTGACAAACAAATACATACAGATTTATGATTTACATATTCATTTCGAATCGTAAAGAATAAATGattctttatttataactAAGAAAGCAAAACATTTATGTCTTGATTGATCCTTACTTTTACTTATGTCAGATGTATGATGAAGATTGtttatttacagtaggaagtGCAGTGTAGTACATACTAGAGCACGCGGCATTGTCtcacaaatttgaaaacaaatatgAGTAGTGGagtgagaaggaaaaaaaaaactcatgcTTGCCTATATAAAGTAGTGATGTAACCAAAAGGTAAAAAGACTTAGATTTGCTTGTTATTACTAACTAAattgacatcatcatcatcttaaATTCTACTAATTTACATTAACACGTAACCATCACACAGATTcacaaatatttaaaaaaaaaatattacataaTTAAAGGTCCAATATGACTACACGGTTGGCTAGAAACTAGAAGGTAAGCACGTGAAAACCTAAAGTTCAAACAAACCAATCTCAAACGCTTTCGCGCGACAACTCACTAATCTTTCATACActactttaattattattattttatcttaattttttatatcagCAGTGACTCAGCAAATGAGTCTAATTCAAGTTGGTTCTGATGATCATGATGATGATCTGTCTTCAGCAGCGCCTGCAGATATTCTTCATAAAGATTTTCAAGCGTATGATCATTATCATCAGCTGAATTGGGTACTTGATCTTGATCTTGATCATCACCAACACAAAACACAATCCCATTGGCCCGAGTATTAACTAAAACTTGATCATTTTCATTGATACCAaaagctcctcctcctccttttaAGTCTTGGCTTGAAGTGGTTgtagtagtggtggtggtgctaCTAGTAAAACTGTCATTTCTTTGCAGGGATAGAAAGGAAGTTACCCTAGTGGGTTTTGGGAGGTGAACTTTAGGCTTTAGTGGCTCCACATGTTGACctgttttgttcttgtttttcacCACCATCTCCTTCTTGTTCATGTTGTTCTTGGttttttggttctttctccttttattttctttgaccACAGGCTCAGATAATTTCTTGTGGGTGCTTGGGTCGGTGCCTTGGCTTCTGAGTTTTTTGCTAAGATGGGTGTTCCAGTAATTCTTGATCTCGTTATCGGTTCGACCCGGAAGCCTACCGGCGATGAGAGACCAACGGTTGCCCAGAAGTGAATGTAGTCTGACAATTAGGTCATCTTCATCTGGGGTTATGTTGCCTCTCTTTATGTCTGGTCTTAAATAGTTCATCCACCTCAGCCTGCAACTCTTCCCACACCTAAGGAGGCCTTCATGGGACAAGGACAGTCACAAATTAAATTGAGAGAAATTTGACcactaaaattacaaaaagaaatggtagctagctagctatgtAGGACAATATAATTCATCTAAAGAAATGTGGAAACTGAacaataacaaacaaaaaaaagctcATAAAATCCTTTAGCTACCAGCTTTTTTGGGCATGGATCTCCAATGGCCTTCCCCATGAGCTTCAATATACTTGGTGAGCAATGTGTCTTCTCTAGGAGTCCATGGACCTCTATGCAAACCAACCTTAGAACAACAAGGAGCCCTTCCCAtattcactctctctctctctctctctctctatagctagatctctttctctttctcaagaATATAAATTTGCCCGGGAGAACTATAGTGAGAGAGAATAAGAGGGAGctagagagaaaaggaaagaagaggaCTGATGCTCTCTAAGCACAAAGGGTTCTCACACCGTGTGCTCCCTTTTATGTTGGGGGGACGAAGTTGCTAACGTGCGTTAAATAAAAACCTGCTAatttctttaatatatataatgatgtaattttaaaattatttatcgGAAAACGTTTTCTTACCTACTTGAATACATAAGATCTTTAAGGCATATGGTGGTGTCACATACCATTGCTCAAATTGACTCTCTTGTCTGATTCATGCGtggtttaaaatttatatatataaaaattataaatatataagaaTAATGCTATTCTTACCACATTCTTATACTATCTTATGTGGCAGTTGAGGTGGACagtcacatcaattaaaattatttgatttttttttaatggtttattccagtatttgtttttctaattgtcttaattaaaatacacttcattgatttaattgatgtggaatATAAGATGgatatgccacatcatgtggtatagaaatgtgggataaaaatatggtaagtgtagcattactcaatATATAATTACACATATAGTGAAtgaccaataaataaataaataattagtacaagcgatagtctaaattatatgGTAGGAAaatttctctcacacacacaactataATGTCGTGGGGATTCgaacaaacaaaattaaacattaaCTTAACCATTCTATCTGATCAAGTGGCTTATTAGactatattcatatttttattttaagaactCTTTTctcgaaaaaacaaaaaaaatatgaactttatttatttatttatattatattataatgtatgtatattacataatataatatagcagccaataattatttatgaaatgCTACGTGATGGTcatttggccaatttaagtTTGTGCACGTAACTCAACGGCCCTTCTTTGCTATCTGCCCTTCTCGAGCATATGCTGCAtgcatttttttctataaCGAGTAACGAATAAGATtgtgtttaattttcaaagtacatatacatatataaacagTCGTGAACATCAaaagttttgaaaataaaataaaatcagggGAGATTAATTATGAACCAAAATCATCGATTCCCAATTAGC
Above is a window of Prunus persica cultivar Lovell chromosome G2, Prunus_persica_NCBIv2, whole genome shotgun sequence DNA encoding:
- the LOC18785028 gene encoding myb-related protein 308, yielding MGRAPCCSKVGLHRGPWTPREDTLLTKYIEAHGEGHWRSMPKKAGLLRCGKSCRLRWMNYLRPDIKRGNITPDEDDLIVRLHSLLGNRWSLIAGRLPGRTDNEIKNYWNTHLSKKLRSQGTDPSTHKKLSEPVVKENKRRKNQKTKNNMNKKEMVVKNKNKTGQHVEPLKPKVHLPKPTRVTSFLSLQRNDSFTSSTTTTTTTTSSQDLKGGGGAFGINENDQVLVNTRANGIVFCVGDDQDQDQVPNSADDNDHTLENLYEEYLQALLKTDHHHDHQNQLELDSFAESLLI